The genomic window GAAGCAGAATCGCTTGCAGGCTTTTCGCAATATTTACATCCAGGTGAATGATACAGTGAGCATTTTCGGAGATATGCTGAACTACGATGGTAATACCCGGATCGCTGAGCTCACAGGAAACGTGAAGATGATTGACCCGCAAATGACCCTTACCACGGGACATATGATTTATGATCTTGCTAATAACACAGCCAATTATGTTGGGGGCGGGAAGATCGTTGACAAGGATAATACCCTGACCAGCCGCTGGGGTTATTATTATGTGAATCAGAAGCAATTCTTCTTTAAGGATCATGTGAAGCTGGTGAATCCGGAATATGTAATGGATTCTGACACCCTGAGGTATAACACACTGACCGAGGTGGCTTATTTTTTTGGGCCAACGACCATTGTAAGTGAGGAGAACACCATTTTTTGCCGCAATGGCTGGTACGACACCCGCAATGATGTTTCCCGGTTCAGCAAGGATGCCTTTCTGAATAACAAAGAGCAGTCCATCACGGGCGATAGCCTTTTTTATGACCGCAGAAGCGGATATGGGAGGGCAGACAAGAATATTGTTATACGGGACACGGTTCAGAATTCAATCATCACCGGTCATTTTGCCGAACATTACGAACGTGAAGGAATTTCGGTGGTAACCCAAGAAGCGGTTTTGACAGTGATTTCGGAGGGGGACTCTCTCTTTATGCATGCTGATACCCTCCGGTCCGTTTACCAGGAGGACAATGAAGAACAGTTTGTTTATGCCTATCACCAGGCCAAATTTTTCAGGAAGGACCTGCAGGGACTTTCTGATTCTATTGTTTATAATTTCAGCGATTCGACCATCTACCTGTATTATAATCCCATCATCTGGTCGGATGTTCACCAGCTGACGGCTGAAAGGATGGAAATACAGACCTCCGAAAATGAAATTATTGCAGCCCACCTTTATGACGCTGCCTTTATTATTTCGGAGGAGGCGGATATGGGGTTCAACCAAGTGAAAGGGAAGAACATCACAGGGCATTTCGTGGATAATGAACTGAGCCGGATCGATGTATTTGGCAATGGGGAAACGATTTATTTTTTAAAGGAAGAGGATAACAGCCTGGTGGGCATCAACAAAGCCATTTCCTCGGATATCGTCATATATATTGAGGACCGCCAGGTGGTGGGCATCCGTTTCCTAGAGGATCCGGAAGCCAATCTTTTCCCCATAGATGAGTTGCCCGAAGAAGAGCGGCGATTGCGTAACTTCAGGTGGTATGAAGAAAAGCGGCCGCAAAAAAAAGGAGATATTTTCATTCGGGATTAAAAAAGCGTCCATGGTTGGTTTTGAAAGACAGGTGCTGAAAAATGGCTTGCGTGTGATTGTCCATCGGGATAGCAGCACGCCTTTGGCGGCCGTAAATGTATTGTATGATGTGGGTGCCCGGGATGAAAACCCTGATCGGACGGGTTTTGCCCATCTTTTTGAGCATCTGATGTTTGAGGGATCGGTTAATATTCCCGACTTTGATACGCGATTGCAGGATGCAGGAGGTGAAAACAACGCCTTTACCACCAATGACCTGACCAATTATTACGAGACGCTACCAGCACAAAACCTGGAGACGGCTTTCTGGCTGGAATCTGACCGCATGCTAAGCCTGGCTTTTTCGGAAGAAAAGCTTGCGGTTCAAAAAAATGTTGTGATTGAGGAGTTCAGACAGTCGTATCTCAATCAGCCATACGGGGATGTGTGGATGCTTCTGAGGCCCCTGGCTTATCAGCGGCATCCGTATATGTGGCCTACCATTGGGAAAGACATTACACACATCCGGGATGCTTCAATGGAAGACGTCAAGCATTTCTTTAAAAAGTTTTATCACCCTGGCAATGCCATTTTGACGGTTTCCGGCAATGTGGAGCCCGATGACGTATTCATGCTTGCGGAAAAGTGGTTTGGGGACATTCCCCCGGGAGAACCCTATATCAGGAATTTGCCGCAGGAACCCGTTCAAACCAAGACAAGGTATCTGAAGGCTGAAAGAGAAGTTCCCTTCGACCAGATATTTATGGCTTTCCCATGTTGCGGCCGTGCTGAAGAAGCCTTTCATGCCACCGATTTATTGAGTGATTTGTTGTCAAATGGTGGCTCATCCAGGCTGGTACAACATCTGGTGAAAGGGAAAAGGATTTTGAGTGAGGTGAACGCCTACCTGACCGGCAGTTTGGACCCAGGCCTGTTTATTGTCACGGGTAAATTGCATGAAGAGACCAGCATGGAAGAGGCCAAAGAAGCCTTGCTGGCTGAGCTGGAAGTTTTAAAACACGAACCGGTTGGAGAAAGGGAACTTCAAAAGGTGAAGAACAAGGCTGAATCCTCACACATTTATTCTGAAAGCAATGCGCTGGCCAAGGCCATTAATCTGGCTTATTATGAATTGCTTGGGGATCCCGGGATGCTTGACCATCAGCCGGAGTTATACTTTTTACAGGATTCCCTGCGTCTGCAGGAAACTGCTCAGGAATTGTTTCATCCTGGCAAGGCTTCTGTCCTGGAGTATTATTCAATGAAATCCGGGGAACAGTAAAAACCAAGTGAATGACAACAAGAACGAAAGCGCCACCCATTAGCCTGATCACCCATCTGCCATTTCCGGTCCCGGAAAAGCAAATCCTTGGCAATGGAGTTCCGGTCTATCTCCTGAGGGGAGGCTCAGATGAAATTGTCAAGCTTGATTTGCTATTTCTTGCAGGGAGTTTTCACCAGCATAAACCCCTGGTTACCTATCTTGCTGCAAACCTTTTAAAGGCAGGAACGGAAGAAAGAACTTCCATGGGAATCAGTGAAATCCTGGATTTTTATGGAGCGATTTTTCAGGTTGAGGCTCAAAAAGACATTGTTTCAGTCAGTTTGCTGGTATTAAAAAAGAATCTTGGTCATGTATTACCACTAATTCAGGAAATCATTCAGGCACCTTCTTATCCGCAGGGAGAACTTGAGATATTAATTAAAAATCAAAAGCATCAGCATATTATCAACAGCCGGAAAGTTTCTTATCTTGCCAGATTACATTTTGCAGAACAGCTTTTTGGATCCGGTCATCCCTACGGGTACCGGCTCAAAAGAAGGGATTTTGACCAGGTTGTCCGCGAAGATCTGTTTACCTACCACAGGCAGTGGATACATCCGGGAAATCTTGTGATCATTGTCTCGGGCCAGCTACCGGGGAATATGCTTGAAAAGCTTGGTGATCAT from Bacteroides sp. includes these protein-coding regions:
- a CDS encoding OstA-like protein encodes the protein MSGLSLVAQEKTPIDFSANRMQFDKRIGEDARRLIDMVHFSHEGTNMYCDSAYLFSKQNRLQAFRNIYIQVNDTVSIFGDMLNYDGNTRIAELTGNVKMIDPQMTLTTGHMIYDLANNTANYVGGGKIVDKDNTLTSRWGYYYVNQKQFFFKDHVKLVNPEYVMDSDTLRYNTLTEVAYFFGPTTIVSEENTIFCRNGWYDTRNDVSRFSKDAFLNNKEQSITGDSLFYDRRSGYGRADKNIVIRDTVQNSIITGHFAEHYEREGISVVTQEAVLTVISEGDSLFMHADTLRSVYQEDNEEQFVYAYHQAKFFRKDLQGLSDSIVYNFSDSTIYLYYNPIIWSDVHQLTAERMEIQTSENEIIAAHLYDAAFIISEEADMGFNQVKGKNITGHFVDNELSRIDVFGNGETIYFLKEEDNSLVGINKAISSDIVIYIEDRQVVGIRFLEDPEANLFPIDELPEEERRLRNFRWYEEKRPQKKGDIFIRD
- a CDS encoding pitrilysin family protein, with product MVGFERQVLKNGLRVIVHRDSSTPLAAVNVLYDVGARDENPDRTGFAHLFEHLMFEGSVNIPDFDTRLQDAGGENNAFTTNDLTNYYETLPAQNLETAFWLESDRMLSLAFSEEKLAVQKNVVIEEFRQSYLNQPYGDVWMLLRPLAYQRHPYMWPTIGKDITHIRDASMEDVKHFFKKFYHPGNAILTVSGNVEPDDVFMLAEKWFGDIPPGEPYIRNLPQEPVQTKTRYLKAEREVPFDQIFMAFPCCGRAEEAFHATDLLSDLLSNGGSSRLVQHLVKGKRILSEVNAYLTGSLDPGLFIVTGKLHEETSMEEAKEALLAELEVLKHEPVGERELQKVKNKAESSHIYSESNALAKAINLAYYELLGDPGMLDHQPELYFLQDSLRLQETAQELFHPGKASVLEYYSMKSGEQ
- a CDS encoding pitrilysin family protein, translated to MTTRTKAPPISLITHLPFPVPEKQILGNGVPVYLLRGGSDEIVKLDLLFLAGSFHQHKPLVTYLAANLLKAGTEERTSMGISEILDFYGAIFQVEAQKDIVSVSLLVLKKNLGHVLPLIQEIIQAPSYPQGELEILIKNQKHQHIINSRKVSYLARLHFAEQLFGSGHPYGYRLKRRDFDQVVREDLFTYHRQWIHPGNLVIIVSGQLPGNMLEKLGDHFGGQAWQAQTNPQVETAYSFPEKGSGRLFIQQKDALQSAIRVGKRIIRRNHPDYYRLVITNALLGGFFGSRLMKNIRQEKGYTYGVNSALVSLLRDGYFFVSTQVGTEVCEVALEQIYFELKRLRTEAASRNELQTLKNYLSGNFLRSFDGPFAQAERFKEMLVFGLKSNHFDQFLSELKSITPETIMETAEKHLLEESMIEVVAGKP